The following coding sequences are from one Luteimonas sp. S4-F44 window:
- a CDS encoding MOSC domain-containing protein, producing MRLPPPDSPLHALMTQFPRTGRLDWIGLRPARDVPMTVVETAQAHTGAGLAGDRYTGGSGKRGATLIQAEHLPAIAAFSGRDTVAPATLRRNLVVSGIPLIAFKGRRFRIGEVVFEGTDPCDPCSRMETALGAGGYNAMRGMGGLCARILHGGTLRVGDAVHWEAAA from the coding sequence ATGAGACTTCCGCCGCCCGATTCCCCGCTGCACGCCTTGATGACGCAGTTTCCTCGCACCGGCCGGCTCGACTGGATCGGCCTGCGTCCGGCGCGCGATGTCCCGATGACGGTCGTGGAGACCGCGCAGGCGCACACCGGCGCAGGACTGGCCGGCGACCGCTACACCGGCGGCAGCGGCAAGCGCGGCGCGACGCTGATTCAGGCCGAACACCTGCCGGCGATCGCCGCGTTCAGTGGCCGGGACACGGTCGCGCCGGCGACCTTGCGCCGCAATCTGGTCGTTTCGGGCATTCCGCTGATCGCGTTCAAGGGCCGGCGCTTCCGCATCGGCGAGGTCGTGTTCGAAGGCACCGATCCCTGCGATCCGTGTTCGCGCATGGAGACCGCGCTCGGCGCCGGCGGTTACAACGCGATGCGCGGCATGGGCGGGCTGTGCGCGCGGATCCTGCACGGCGGCACCTTGCGCGTCGGCGACGCCGTGCACTGGGAGGCCGCGGCATGA
- a CDS encoding YqiA/YcfP family alpha/beta fold hydrolase — MRGHCILSHGFESGPDATKVTALAQAAEALGWTHERPDYTDLDARREVSPLGDVGARIERLMQAATAAAARGPVVLAGSSLGAWIAGHVSQRVPVAALFLMAPPVRLDAAHPLQAAEVPLSVIHGWHDELIPAADVVEWTRARRGRLLLVDDDHRLGAHVAASAQAFAELLVRL, encoded by the coding sequence ATGCGAGGCCATTGCATCCTCTCGCACGGCTTCGAAAGCGGGCCGGACGCGACCAAGGTGACCGCGCTGGCACAGGCGGCCGAGGCGCTGGGCTGGACCCATGAGCGCCCCGACTACACCGACCTGGACGCGCGGCGCGAGGTGAGCCCGCTGGGCGATGTCGGTGCGCGTATCGAGCGTTTGATGCAGGCCGCGACGGCCGCGGCTGCGCGCGGCCCGGTGGTGCTGGCCGGCTCGAGCCTGGGCGCCTGGATCGCCGGACACGTCTCGCAACGGGTGCCGGTCGCGGCGCTGTTCCTGATGGCGCCGCCGGTCCGGCTCGATGCCGCGCATCCGTTGCAGGCCGCCGAGGTCCCGCTGTCGGTGATCCACGGCTGGCACGACGAACTGATCCCGGCCGCCGATGTCGTCGAGTGGACCCGCGCGCGGCGCGGCCGGCTGCTGCTGGTCGACGACGACCACCGCCTGGGCGCGCATGTCGCCGCCTCGGCGCAGGCCTTTGCCGAATTGCTGGTGCGGTTGTAG
- a CDS encoding oxidoreductase has product MTQPKTLLITGVSSGFGQALAQAALAAGHRVVGTVRSPQAQQTFEALGAGAMGRLLDVTDFDAIPGVIDAIEADVGPLDVLVNNAGYGHEGVLEESALDELRRQFDVNVFGAVAMIKAVLPGMRRRRRGHIVNITSMGGFITMPGIAYYCGSKFALEGISETLGKEVAPLGIHVTAVAPGSFRTDWAGRSMVRTPRSIADYDALFDPIREARQSRSGHQPGDPAKAARAILTLLDAPHPPAHLLLGSDALELVRGKLAALEAELAAWETLTRSTDG; this is encoded by the coding sequence ATGACACAGCCTAAAACCCTGCTCATCACCGGCGTCAGCAGCGGCTTCGGCCAAGCGCTCGCCCAAGCGGCGCTGGCCGCCGGCCATCGCGTCGTCGGCACGGTCCGCAGCCCGCAGGCGCAGCAGACGTTCGAGGCGCTGGGTGCCGGCGCGATGGGTCGGCTGCTGGATGTGACCGACTTCGACGCCATCCCCGGCGTCATCGATGCGATCGAGGCCGACGTCGGACCGCTGGACGTGCTGGTCAACAACGCCGGCTACGGCCACGAGGGCGTGCTGGAGGAATCCGCCTTGGATGAGCTACGCCGGCAGTTCGACGTCAACGTGTTCGGCGCGGTTGCCATGATCAAGGCCGTGCTGCCCGGAATGCGCCGGCGGCGGCGCGGGCACATCGTCAACATCACCTCGATGGGCGGCTTCATCACGATGCCCGGAATCGCGTATTACTGCGGCAGCAAGTTCGCGCTGGAAGGCATTTCCGAGACCCTGGGCAAGGAAGTCGCGCCGCTGGGCATCCACGTCACCGCGGTGGCGCCCGGCTCGTTCCGCACCGATTGGGCCGGCCGTTCAATGGTCCGCACCCCGCGCAGCATCGCCGACTACGACGCGCTGTTCGACCCGATCCGCGAGGCGCGCCAGTCCAGGAGCGGCCACCAGCCGGGCGACCCGGCCAAGGCCGCACGCGCCATCCTGACCCTGCTCGACGCCCCGCATCCGCCCGCGCACCTGCTGCTGGGCAGCGATGCGCTCGAGCTGGTGCGCGGAAAACTCGCCGCCCTGGAGGCCGAACTCGCCGCCTGGGAGACGCTGACCCGATCGACGGACGGCTAG